In Sphingobacterium sp. SRCM116780, the genomic stretch TGTCAAGAAAAAAAAGGATGGAGCTCAGCATATTGACGCTGTTGATAGTACAGACGTTGCAGACCCTATAGATACTGTTGAAAAGAAAGTATCAATTGATTCAACGACCACTAAGGATAAAAAGAGTATACTGCATCATGAGGTGGATACCGCGAGATTACTGACGGACTCGGTATCTCCACGCTATATTTATTTGACATTTGATGATGGACCTTTAAATGGTAGTCAATTTGTTGACTCAATAGCGACGGCTAAAAATATAAAAATAAATGTTTTTCTAATTGGGAAGCATGATAAAATGAGTAAGACTTTACATAAACACTATGAACGTTATCTCAATAATCCGTTAGTGGATTGTTATAATCATAGTTATAGTCATGCTAATAATAAGTTTACTAATTTTTATAGTAATGCGGAGACTTCATTCCAAGATTTTGATAATAATGAAAAGGCGTTGAATTTGAAGTATAAGATTGTTCGTCTTCCAGGTCGTAATATTTGGTATTTTGCAGATCGTAAGCGTATTGATATGCAAAGTGGGTCAAGTACTGCAGATTTATTATATCAAAACGGTTACCGTAGTATGGGATGGGATTGTGAATGGAAAAAAGGAAAACCATCTGGTATGCCTGTAGAATCGGTAAGTCAAGTTTATCGTCAAATCAACAACAGGTTGCGTAATGGTACATCATTTTCTAAGAATAATGTTGTGTTATTGATGCATGATGATATGTTTCAAACGCGACAAGCGCAAAAAAAATTGAGTGATTTAATCGATAGCTTGAAATTACATCCTAATTACAAATTTGCTCACATGAAGGATTATCCGAAACAAAACTAAAAAAGAAAGGCTCCAACTATAGTTGGAGCCTTTCTTTTTTAGTTTTGTTTTCTTAAATATTTTGTCAGTATTACGATCGTCTGTCCATCAATCTTTCCTTCTATTTGTTCCGTATTATCAAAAACAAGTCTGATGTTTTTAACAACAGTACCAAGTGTTGCTCGTATCGTAGAACCTTTTACATCTAATGTTTTTGTTAGAACAACTGAATCTCCATCAAATAACTGTTGACCTATACTATCTAAATGAAATGCTACATATCCATCATTTTCATGATCACCTGTTTGTTTTGCCCATTGTAAGGTTTCATCGTCTAAATACAAGATATCCAAAGCGTCGGATGCCCATCCTTCATTTTTTAAACGGCTCAACATACGCCATGCTGCTACTTGAACAGCGGGAAATTCAGACCACATAGTGTCTGGCAAAAATTTCCAATACTCAACGTCTAGTTGTTCCGTCTTATTTAATTGATTAGCACACTTTTGAGAAATAACAATA encodes the following:
- a CDS encoding polysaccharide deacetylase family protein encodes the protein MKKVFSLGMFLGLLSITSIALQSCNEDVKKKKDGAQHIDAVDSTDVADPIDTVEKKVSIDSTTTKDKKSILHHEVDTARLLTDSVSPRYIYLTFDDGPLNGSQFVDSIATAKNIKINVFLIGKHDKMSKTLHKHYERYLNNPLVDCYNHSYSHANNKFTNFYSNAETSFQDFDNNEKALNLKYKIVRLPGRNIWYFADRKRIDMQSGSSTADLLYQNGYRSMGWDCEWKKGKPSGMPVESVSQVYRQINNRLRNGTSFSKNNVVLLMHDDMFQTRQAQKKLSDLIDSLKLHPNYKFAHMKDYPKQN
- a CDS encoding PhnA domain-containing protein, which encodes MKLENQLFERAGNKCQLSQATENLVLYTLPPDLQPDVDNTIVISQKCANQLNKTEQLDVEYWKFLPDTMWSEFPAVQVAAWRMLSRLKNEGWASDALDILYLDDETLQWAKQTGDHENDGYVAFHLDSIGQQLFDGDSVVLTKTLDVKGSTIRATLGTVVKNIRLVFDNTEQIEGKIDGQTIVILTKYLRKQN